The uncultured Roseibium sp. DNA segment TTTCGTCGAGCCGCTTCTTGTCGAAGCTCGGATCGTGGCCGCCATGGATGATGGAGACATCCAGCGCCTGCAGCTTCTTCATGGTGGAGACGTATTCCTCCACGCTCATGCCCGGTCCGTCATAAATAAGTGGTCCGTCGTAGATCGCATCGCCGGCAAAGAGGATGCCGGTCTTTTCTTCAAACAGCGCGATGCTACCCGGTGAATGTCCCGGCACATGTAAAACTGCGAATTGGCGGTCGCCGAGATCTACCGTATCGCCTTCCTCCAGAAGGCCGGTCGCCGGCGCGCCCTGCAAGGAATAGGTCTTTGGGTCGTAACCTTCATAGGGAAGGGCATCGATCAGGAGTTCATCCAGCGGCGGGTAGCCGGCTTCCTCGAACAGGGCGAGCAGCTTGGGATCGATTTCGTCGCGGATGATCGTGTTCATGCCGGATGGCGCCGCCATTTCATCCGCTTCGATCGGGTGGACAAGGCGGATGTCGAATTCATGCACGCCGCCGATATGGTCGATGTGGGTGTGGGTCGAGACGCATACGATTTCGGA contains these protein-coding regions:
- a CDS encoding MBL fold metallo-hydrolase, which codes for MDLQSYPIADNWFSVTKVDDTTDMLLEPHVHVLEQANLFFVRGSDRDMMIDTGMGIVPIRPYVEPLTAKPFSEIVCVSTHTHIDHIGGVHEFDIRLVHPIEADEMAAPSGMNTIIRDEIDPKLLALFEEAGYPPLDELLIDALPYEGYDPKTYSLQGAPATGLLEEGDTVDLGDRQFAVLHVPGHSPGSIALFEEKTGILFAGDAIYDGPLIYDGPGMSVEEYVSTMKKLQALDVSIIHGGHDPSFDKKRLDEIVEHYFRIWGV